The sequence below is a genomic window from Sebastes fasciatus isolate fSebFas1 chromosome 18, fSebFas1.pri, whole genome shotgun sequence.
gatgtcatgagaatgtgatgacatcacactgtGACAGCATGAGAATaggatgacatcacaatgtgatgACAATCCCACtgtgatgtcatgagaatgtgatgacatcacactgtgacggcatgagaatgtgatgacatgccttgagaatttttttattaatttgttccctcgagttaggtatctcgttccctcgagttagtaacttgAGTTAGTAacctccgagctggacacattacattggtctctatgtgcagccggctgtgagatgactggtcagggaccgtctacaaagtgcaacagtgtagtaccatcaacattacttcacacatcaatgatcttcacacatcaatgatctcctcatagctgtactacaacacttagtttggaaaaatatgcttttgcataattttggtgaattttgaatgggaaaaaatattcaataacttttGCTTTTAAAAAGTGTAGTTCcatcaaaatgtcttaattagttGATGGATctacactttataaaagtgaagttattgaattttttttcccattcaaAATTCACCAAATGTTaagtgattttggtggtactacactgcataatactgaagttattgaatatttttcccattaaaaattaaaatttggTTATGAgctattgatccaggaagtttgaatctgtcaatatctttccaactttaccgaagtacatcatctaggggggATCCGTACATCAGCAGAGAAAGCTGGACACGGTGGCCCGGTGCCCATCAATGACCAATCAGATATTAATGTTCACAACTgactgtgattgacaggtcgtctTCGCCAAAACCCTTCAACACACAAAACGCATCGTTTGCCCTCTAGAACGACACACAgaagtgttttctgatctgacgtTTGCGACTTCCAAAAAACGCTGCAAATAACTGTTGAAGATTAAATCTGTttggtttaggcacaaaaactaCTTAAGTTATAGCTTCACCTCCCGAACCCGCTTCACCTCCAAACTCAATAGGGTTCTGCCCCTTCTGGGCTTGAACCCTAACCAACCGATCGATGCAGTGATAGACCAGCAACTGAAGTGTTAAAATGGGTGAGccaacgttagctgtgctaagtttggaaataactgaaagggttagttccgATATTGAAtacgtgttctgcgaggtaaaattactgtttttgtgaatggagtttggtggcttcagttccctgtcagaaaagGCTGTCTGACAGTAAGGTAAAGTGgggaaaatattataaatatagcatacacttttctttaggtgggccttttttAGGggtctgctgctcccgtccacagctgctttacctcgccgtcagacagccctttccaacggcaaactgaagctgttatatcattctcttcaaagtcaccagattccattgacaaaaacagtaattttacctcacagaacacaggagttgctggtctaccgctgcatcgatcggacagtttgtttgtgttattgtgactCTCAGATCCAAACTAACgcggcgtccacagcagtacgttgcttcgctttcgtgccggtactcctgtctgtcaCTAATTTTACTTCGCAGAACACGTATACAGTGCAGTATACATACAACTCCACTTATAAAATATcggaactaaccctttcagtcaTTTCCagacttagcacagctaacgttgactcagctagtgctagcgttcacattattcataaccttattgattagcttcgattagcttactttggtaacttgtgtctttttgaaaaaatacaaaaagcataacaggtcctctttgaACTCAATAAAAAGAACAACTATTTAAGATTATAACCTTAATGTTTACATAGTCATCagtaataattaataatcattCCTACTGCAGCTTTGTTAAGAAACAGTGCTATGAATAAAAGGACGGTACATACTTGATCTTGTCCATGTACTCCTGTGTGTTCTGGTTGGTCATGTTGGAGGGGCTGATGTGCAGCTTGAAGTCAGGCCCAAAGTACTCAAAGTAGTCATTGTATGGCAGTTCTGCGATAGAAACATCAATGAGAACAGTAAGCAAACCGAGCCAAGACGAACAGCTGAGATGAGATTTATACGCTGCAGATAAAAACACAGTGTCAAATTATCAGTCGTTTGGGATGAAAAAGCAGCGATAACACGGCTGTTAATATGATTTACTGAGGCGTTAGAACCCGTGCTGATCCTCACTGAGTGGAGGATGGATTGAAATGAGCGGGGAGTTCACTTAATGTCCCGAAATTCCATTAAGAGAACTGCTGGCCCATTGGACAGGCTGTGATTACATCCCCTGTCTTTATgttacacccacacacacacacactcagtggagGAGACAGTCTGCTGAGTCAGGTAGCTATCAGGCTGTCCCTTCACAGAGGTGAAGCCATATAACATCCGCTCACCACTGACCCCCAGATCCCTCCTCACATCCCAACACCACAGTATAAAGAGGGAGCCAAGTCAAGCAAGAGAGGTGCTGCAGACATTTTAACTTTTCCAGTGTTTCAATTCTGAGCTGAAGCTCATTTTCACGCCTCTCTTTGTTAAAAGAGAACTAATTTCATTACACAAAAGAGTCAGTTATATATCTTGCATCAGATCTACACACGCCCTGTGCTTCTCTTAATAGAATTAACTTGTGGTTGATTGAATATGAAACATTAATAATCATTTTTAGAACTTTTCAGTGATTTCAAGACAGCTTTTAGAGGTTGAGACCTGCTGACCTGCTCTGCCGCTATCGTCTATTGCTTAACACAGCACAGACAAAAGTGCTACTTTCAGCATCCTTCACATTCACTCATATTTAGAGATGGAATCTGTGACAAACCGTCGGGGATGTCTGTGTCCAGAGCTACAGCGGTCTCGTAGGTCCAGCAGCGAGCCACGTTGCGGATGGTGTATCCTCCTCCGCCCAGCATGAGCATCGGGAGGTTGAAGGACTTGATGTACTCCACACACTTGGCATGGCCTGGTGGAAAATAAAGAGGCACAATGTAACACTTCCAGCATGGTTTCTGACttccattcatttttaatttacgTGCTTTGTGTATGCGTACCACGAATGGTGAGGTTAAAGCAGCCGAGGCGGTCTCCTGAGAGAGAGTCTGCACCGCACTGAAGAACCACAGCACTGGGCTGGTACATCTCCATCACCTTGGCCATCACCTGCAGGGCCACAGGAAGAGAGTCAACCACCTGACATCCCGCTGTACTTACTATGGCAGGTGTGACACGGAGATAATTGTATCCATCGTgaaaataaagacattgttTAGAGCAACTTTAACATAGTGTGAGGTATAGACACTGGAATAATGTGCaataaaagtcatagtcaagactATTAAGGTATAAAAAGGTTAAAGTGGTCTTCTGAGAAAACATGACAAAAGTCTTGTTATCTCTGAAACCAGGGACCCACATTGTAAATGTCAAAAAATCTCTTAGAATCTGGAACCAATTCAGAAGACACTTcaatttgcaatttttaggttaaagtgggctcagttttgaagaaGATACCGGCAACAtatgaaaaaatttaaaaaaaactaaggaatccattggtaccaaccatgtcatactagcttgtcacaaaggaggctaaacaacactccaaagttactcTAAAGTCattatcaaaggggtcccttgacctccgacctcaagatatgtgggtgaatccacgagtctcccctttacagacatgcccactttatgataatcacatgcagtttggggcaaatcatagtcaagtcagcacactgacacactgacagctgttgttgcctgttgagctgcagtttgccatgttatgatttgagcatatttcttatgctaaatgcagtacctgtgagggtttctggacaatatttgtcattgttttgtgttgttaattgatttccaataataaatatatacatacatttgcataaagcagcatatttgcccactcccatgttgataagagtattaaatacttgacaaatctccctttaaaaggtacattttgaacagataaaaggaacatttaaggtacattttgaatagataaatggtaaatggacttggatttatatagcgcttttctagtcttccgaccactcaaagcgctttacactacatgtcagtattcacccattcacacacactgatggcagaggctactaaggtgccaactttgcccatcaggatttaatctaaatactcattcacacaccgatggctatgcctccgggagcaatttggggttaagtgtcttgctcaaggacacatcgacatgtgacccggagcagccggggatcgaaccaccgaccttccgattggtggacaacctgctctaccctctgagccacagccgcccagaTAAAACGTGTGtgattaatatacagtatatatatatatacataattattattgttttatttgtcaaTCTTAATAATCTTAATGCTATCTGTTTGctaaatgtatttgtatgtatgtatatagacCTTGGAAGGGATGTGGGGGTTGGAAAGGGAGATATCACCTGTAGCTTTGTACCAATTCCTCTAAAtggaaaaatctaaatcaaGTTTATTAAACATGACAAAATTCTGTTTCATGATGGATGACTGaatcagattttgaaaatgtcaaaaatatttgcagtgaaaacataaaaaagacaTCTAGTCACGTTGATGTCTACAGCGTCATACTCACAGGCTTGAAGATTTTTTGGTATGACTCATCATCAATGCCATCACGCAGGGGGAAGTTGACAGCGTAATATTTGCCTTTTCCAGCTCCAATATCCTAAATACAGAGAAGGACAAGAGGGTTAACAGATAAGTCGCTAAATTATGTGACTAAACATATTATCAGGTGGCTGCAGCCAACGTGATAATAACctttttgatgcaaagattctAGCTTTTTGTAAATATTGAAGTGAGGTCAAAGGCTGATGCTCACCCGGAGGTCTCCGGTTCCAGGGAAGTACTCCCCGTATTTATGGAAGGACACGGTCATGACCCTGTCTGTGGTGAAGAAGGCCTCCTCTACTCCGTCCCCATGGTGGATGTCTATATCAATGTACAGCACCCTCTGGTGGTACCTGGGAGGGAGGGACAACACAGGCAAAGATGGGATAAGAACACACACTTCACTGGATTTTCAGTCTGCTGTGATGAAGAATGTTCTAGTGCTTGTTTTCATTTACTGCatttacacacatacatgctGATGGACATTATTTGAAATGGGAATTTGTCAAGCGGGTGGTGAAACTCACTTGAGCAGCTCCAAGATGGCCAGCACGATGTCATTAACGTAGCAGAATCCAGACGCTTCCGACTTCTTAGCGTGGTGAAGTCCTCCAGCCCAGTTCACGGCGATGTCAGTCTGCTGTCGGTTTAGTTTCACTGAGCCAGCTGtgcacaacacaaaacacatgatCATACCGAAGaagtcacacccacacagtcctgatgaagcACTTTACCTCTACCACTCCTTGAGGGTGGCGGCTTTTACCCACTTTTACCCAGAGATAGCCACTTTATATACCCacgttttttgcatgcagtataaatgtgttattttctccaattctaaaatgttgtatttgaatattttctgcaTAGTGGGGTCCATAAGTGAATGAATTACATagattgggtatcactgtaaagctgagactcttgtggatccaatgagaccaactgtattaatgtgtgatgacgttagtccccatagtagtcattgtagtgagaccatttttttttttttaaacttgacctccctggaaaaatgacctgtggtgacctctaggataatcacagcctcatgaaactttacagccacaaactagagacctagagcattcagaggatggatggctttcctagctagattaacAATAAGAGTTTTTTTCTGAGTAATTTCCAGAACAGACGTGCTCGAcatccaatcaccaaaaaaagcaattcttgcagaaatctcaaaatgtcaaacgtttttgatcctagatcacagcatggctttttctatggtgttcctcaaggtcttggtgtcttaatgtggtattttggaaggattattgatcatttttatgaattcgagtggtaaaaaacggttaaatttagcaccaaatctgtgtaacaaatggtatcaaccctcaaattgctgcaacaacttaggACACATAATAGAGCAcgaggatgaccatcatatacttctatcataatgttctaaacaaaagctcacaatttattttaattaatcattttttatttctgatttatgaataGAACTTGACAAACActactgagctgcatctcaaattaatcttcaggttctcagctttcagatgatgtacaccacttctatatgTCCTGTACCCcccttaaaaaagacaaaacggGTCTATGAAAAAGAGGGGGGGAGTGGAAAAGTTTCAGCTGAATTTTGTCTGTTAAACTCTTAATAACTTTAGTCTAGTCATGAATATTTCATGTTAGAAAGAAATCATGTGGATTTGAAATAGAGGGGCTTTAATGTTTAATACCAGAAATTATTCTGTCAGCAATTTTATTACAGTTTATAGAtgtaaaaattctgaaaaattcAAAGATTGGTTTGGAAATGTCAACATTTCTAAAAGATTCAGAGTTCAAAAGCATGGTACTGAAATCCTCTTGACTGCTAGAGCCCAACACACATCCATTGGGCGGCTATGGCTCAGAGGTGAAGCAGGTCGTCTACTAATCGGAGGATCAGCGGTTCaatccagtccacatgtcgaagtgtcaagatactgaaccccaaattgctcctgaaggctgagccttcagtgtgtgaatgagtatttagattagatcctgatgggcaggttggcaccttgcatggcagcctctgccttcagtgtatgaatgtgtgtatgaatggtgaatgctgacatgtagtgtaaagcactttgagtggtcggaagactagaaaggagctatataaatgcaagtccatttacacaCAGATGGTGTGCTCCCTTTAGCTCCTCTGGGTAAGGACAGTCTGAACACTACAGGATGACCCTGTTATAATGATGTTACACTCATTTGTGTAACTAATGACTCGCTGTAAAATGTGACACATTCTATTAGAAAATGTTTGATGGGGTCCATTCCAGCATGCAAAATGCTAAATGTTATCAGTATATGTAACTAACATTTAGTTATATAATTTCCAGGTGACGAAGTCTATAACTTTTctatatatacattttgttCTAACTTACCAGCAGAGCCACCAGCGGAGAGTTGGCAGAACTCAAACAAGCCATCGAACACAGGACAGTCCTCTCCAACGTTGACTgcaacattaaaacaataataatggaTCAAATACTCATGAGAGCATATcaacagaagaagaacaacaacagcTTTTTGTGAGTGTTGTCCTGTGAACAGGGTTTCCATTGCAATACTGATGAAATCATTGAGTTTTGCATTACTTTTCAGACTGAAACAGAGGGCTTGGATACCAAGCCGATGTCAAAATTATGAAAACGTGGGGCAGGGCTCGAGAGTAACGGCGTCTCGTTGTCCgaggacgatagaaaatgtgcttggggacgcagtaaactcccCATCGACGCATCCAGGGGACGTTCCCTATTTTGCCCTGATAATGCTACCTTGTGAACAACGAATCCGTGTTGAagtcggcaggacgagagctacttaacgttagctgttagcagctgtaACCATTATGATACATTACATTATGACGCGTTCAggctctgttcagtaaaaatgacgGCACACTACTTACACCGCTGCATCTGCTTGCTGAACTCGGACATGTTGTCTGGCCGTATGGATTTGAGGAACTTGATGTAGTCATCACTGTGATATTTTGTCATCTCCTCTGCTGTGGCTTTGTGTGGTCTCTGAAACACAGAACAAAAGCAGATGGATGAGAACTaggggagagaagaagaagactacAGATATGGTTATGTTGTATTTATATCTCCCATTCTGTTAGAACAGTGCAGCATACAATAGAGGACGTTATTAAATCATCATACATAGATCTCCATTTTCCTGTACAGTCCATAGTTCAGAAGCAGGTTGTGAGTCATCCGGATACGATGTGGTTTCATGGGATGCCCTTGTCCATAGTAATAATTTCCCATGTCACCTGCAAAGGGAAACATATCCAGTTAAAGACCACATTCACAAGCAATAGTATGTGTCATGTACTATCTAATCTAATAAGGAGGGCCGACTGATACAGACAACAATCAAATATCACGATATGTTTTTACAAATGCCTCAATATTAATACTGTGACAACATTTTAGGGATGGCTAGTGGGGCTGTCAGGTTATATTTACATTGACAAAGTTTTGTATTACTGTATATCTCGATCCTAATAAGCCTCATTTCTAATGAGGCCTCAAAGTGCCTCAAATACATGTGAATGAAAGCAGCCATACAATCAAGTGGACCAGTATTAAATGTAAGTAAGCAGATCTCTAAGGAATTGATTCCATTGTGTATCCAAACTAACACATCTTCAAGATGCATCACATGCTTCACAGattcaaatatgtaaataaCTCAACATCTTTCACATTTCCACATGCAGTCATGAGGCGATCATCACAAGGATGAGGTTGTTGCTATTCTACATTTTTCTTAtcgtcaacaaatcccatgaaaaaccTGACTTCCCTACTcagtctgtggctctcagccctAAGCCcactggttcctactgaagacatcACCAACAcatagtttattttttaaataggcTGTATAATTAACATTACGGAGCCctttttatttcttaatgtgGATCACAACATTGTACCACTTCATTCTTGATTTCCCCACgcctgacctgtgattggccagtctCCCGTCATATATATATGCTGTATCACAATTTCTGTTGATGTGCCATTCTGCTCTGGGATATAGGTATTTGGTAtctgtcgttttttttttcaaacaattaacgttttgtgtgttattgttgGTTTCCCCATgaatatcaataaaataataataatgaaaaaagttCAGTCATGTCCTCAAACCGCTAGGCACTGCAGGAACTATTTTCAGCGTGTGAAGAAACATGTAGTTAGTTATCCCAAATACCAATCAAAATCAGGAATCCACCATGTAATGACTTTTCATAGGCCTGTGGTCACTATGACAGTTTGATGAACATCAGTGTATGAACAACTTTATCCAGCCAAACCATTGTGATGGCACAAAGTGACACCTTTTGGCACTGACTGCACCGTTGTAAAATTAATAGGAAAGCCAGCTCAGCAGATATACTGTGACTAATTATGTCCTCATTGACCTGAACTGCTGAGTTTAAAAATAAGTGGGAGTCCTCTGGGGGGAGGAGGACA
It includes:
- the LOC141755634 gene encoding histone deacetylase 2 isoform X1, translating into MAYTTAGGTKKKVCYYYDGDMGNYYYGQGHPMKPHRIRMTHNLLLNYGLYRKMEIYRPHKATAEEMTKYHSDDYIKFLKSIRPDNMSEFSKQMQRFNVGEDCPVFDGLFEFCQLSAGGSAAGSVKLNRQQTDIAVNWAGGLHHAKKSEASGFCYVNDIVLAILELLKYHQRVLYIDIDIHHGDGVEEAFFTTDRVMTVSFHKYGEYFPGTGDLRDIGAGKGKYYAVNFPLRDGIDDESYQKIFKPVMAKVMEMYQPSAVVLQCGADSLSGDRLGCFNLTIRGHAKCVEYIKSFNLPMLMLGGGGYTIRNVARCWTYETAVALDTDIPDELPYNDYFEYFGPDFKLHISPSNMTNQNTQEYMDKIKQRLFENLRMLPHAPGVQMQAIPEDAIPDDTVDEDTEDPDKRLSIRATDKRIACDEEFSDSEDEGEGGRKNVANHKKGTKRPRVDEDKKEGEEKKTEIKEEEKTKDIGAEKTESKSSVKTEQTSSA
- the LOC141755634 gene encoding histone deacetylase 2 isoform X2, with product MAYTTAGGTKKKVCYYYDGDMGNYYYGQGHPMKPHRIRMTHNLLLNYGLYRKMEIYRPHKATAEEMTKYHSDDYIKFLKSIRPDNMSEFSKQMQRFNVGEDCPVFDGLFEFCQLSAGGSAAGSVKLNRQQTDIAVNWAGGLHHAKKSEASGFCYVNDIVLAILELLKYHQRVLYIDIDIHHGDGVEEAFFTTDRVMTVSFHKYGEYFPGTGDLRDIGAGKGKYYAVNFPLRDGIDDESYQKIFKPVMAKVMEMYQPSAVVLQCGADSLSGDRLGCFNLTIRGHAKCVEYIKSFNLPMLMLGGGGYTIRNVARCWTYETAVALDTDIPDELPYNDYFEYFGPDFKLHISPSNMTNQNTQEYMDKIKQRLFENLRMLPHAPGVQMQAIPEDAIPDDTVDEDTEDPDKRLSIRATDKRIACDEEFSDSEDEGEGGRKNVANHKKGTKRPRVDEDKKEGEEKKTEIKEEEKTKDIGAEKTESKSVKTEQTSSA